In one window of Cheilinus undulatus linkage group 23, ASM1832078v1, whole genome shotgun sequence DNA:
- the tigarb gene encoding fructose-2,6-bisphosphatase TIGAR B, protein MFTFSLTFVRHGETPYNREKLLQGQGVDTSLSETGVQQGEAVGRYLRDVPFNNVFVSNLQRAVQTAELIVKNNTHCSGMEMVLEPLLRERGFGVCEGRPKEDLKNMANASGQSCRDFTPPGGETLDQVRLRFKKFLKALYKRMLDEHGCSEPHAPAGASEAANGTSAAASDVALDGSADDGLQGVSVHTLVVSHGAYIRVAHKHLVEDLASSLPAGVKMSHLFAPCPNTGISRFILTLSQSESGSPVLSAACCVFTNRKTHLDDLSDAE, encoded by the exons ATGTTTACATTCAGTTTGACTTTCGTGCGACA TGGAGAAACACCATACAACAGGGAAAAGCTACTGCAAG GACAAGGTGTGGACACGTCCTTATCAGAGACAGGTGTTCAACAGGGGGAGGCGGTGGGACGATACCTCAGAGACGTCCCATTCAACAATGTGTTTGTCAGTAACCTCCAAAGAGCTGTACAG ACAGCTGAACTCATCGTGAAGAACAATACTCACTGCTCTGGCATGGAGATGGTTTTGGAGCCGCTACTCAGAGAGAGG GGTTTTGGCGTTTGTGAAGGACGTCCCAAAGAGGACTTGAAGAACATGGCTAACGCTTCTGGCCAGTCATGTCGTGACTTCACCCCTCCAGGAGGAGAGACTTTGGATCAG GTGAGGCTGCGattcaaaaaattcctcaaaGCCCTTTACAAACGAATGCTTGATGAGCACGGCTGCTCGGAACCGCACGCTCCTGCAGGAGCTTCAGAAGCTGCAAATGGGACTTCTGCTGCCGCCTCAGACGTTGCACTTGATGGTTCTGCTGACGACGGTCTCCAGGGAGTGTCGGTCCACACGCTGGTCGTGAGTCACGGCGCTTACATCCGTGTCGCCCATAAACACCTTGTGGAGGACTTAGCCAGCTCTCTGCCCGCCGGGGTGAAGATGTCCCACCTGTTTGCACCCTGTCCGAACACGGGGATCAGCCGGTTTATCCTCACTCTCAGCCAATCTGAATCCGGTTCTCCTGTCCTGTCGGCTGCTTGCTGCGTCTTTACAAACAGGAAGACCCACCTGGATGACCTCTCAGATGCTGAATAA